The Methanocalculus natronophilus genome window below encodes:
- a CDS encoding universal stress protein, with product MFHTLLVAIDGSDIGMNALDRAVEMARGWKADLHATYVIETGLISSVPMDNTWEVIYSLLEQEGQRLLDDAAKKAEAAGVAFHAHLQQGHAGNEILNLAESIPADLIIVGSRGKSDIDRLLIGSVSGHVVKYSKISTMVVRV from the coding sequence ATGTTTCACACGCTTCTGGTCGCAATAGACGGCTCCGATATCGGCATGAATGCACTTGACAGGGCAGTAGAGATGGCCCGTGGATGGAAAGCGGATCTGCATGCAACGTACGTCATCGAGACAGGCCTCATCTCATCAGTTCCAATGGATAACACCTGGGAGGTAATCTACAGCCTGCTTGAACAGGAGGGGCAAAGGCTCCTTGATGATGCTGCAAAGAAGGCAGAGGCTGCTGGTGTGGCATTCCATGCGCATCTCCAGCAGGGGCATGCCGGCAACGAGATCCTAAATCTTGCAGAATCCATCCCCGCTGATCTGATCATAGTTGGATCACGGGGAAAATCCGATATTGACCGGTTGTTAATCGGAAGCGTTTCTGGTCATGTAGTGAAGTACAGCAAAATTTCTACAATGGTGGTGAGGGTATAG
- a CDS encoding molybdopterin dinucleotide binding domain-containing protein: MTFILTTGRTVAQGSFIEHKISKGYQRATSLLFIHPMDLFCLGIESGDRVRVTGDAGEIVVTTEASEDVPEKTVFMALGPYANAITGGYTHSTGMPDYKEIPVSIEPTDDPVISVWDIMEKAGGVRYDHT; encoded by the coding sequence ATGACATTTATTCTCACAACCGGCAGGACTGTCGCACAAGGATCATTCATAGAACACAAAATATCAAAAGGCTACCAGAGAGCGACATCCCTCCTCTTCATCCACCCAATGGATCTCTTCTGCCTTGGAATCGAATCAGGAGATCGGGTGAGGGTTACCGGGGATGCGGGAGAGATCGTTGTGACGACAGAAGCTTCAGAAGACGTCCCTGAAAAAACGGTATTTATGGCACTTGGCCCCTATGCAAATGCGATCACAGGCGGATACACCCACTCAACCGGGATGCCTGATTACAAGGAGATTCCTGTCTCAATCGAACCAACCGATGATCCGGTGATTTCAGTCTGGGATATCATGGAGAAGGCAGGAGGAGTACGCTATGATCATACATGA
- a CDS encoding formylmethanofuran dehydrogenase subunit C, with the protein MRVTITFRKQTIPTIPIEAEMITPDAFFEEKEIIVSEGKPDFRLDEVADLVIEGEAGSVDDVDILIRGDTGNVKRVGEYMTGGTITIEGDIGMHCGNFMSGGKIEILGSADGWLGREMQGGLIRCHGDAGDYCASGYRGGRRGMRGGSVEVLGSAGDFACEHIAGGKVIIHGNTGDYPCAEMKGGTVTILGDCSRVCANMSDGTCYVYGMAEEMIPTFENHGTCTHEGLLFHHFRGDVANRGNGSLYCVRYTYLK; encoded by the coding sequence ATGAGGGTAACGATCACATTCAGAAAACAGACGATTCCCACTATTCCAATTGAAGCCGAGATGATCACCCCGGATGCCTTCTTCGAGGAAAAAGAGATCATTGTGAGCGAGGGAAAACCCGATTTTCGCCTGGATGAGGTCGCCGATCTCGTTATTGAGGGAGAGGCTGGATCAGTTGATGATGTGGACATCCTGATCCGCGGTGACACCGGAAATGTCAAGCGGGTGGGCGAGTACATGACCGGCGGCACAATCACGATTGAAGGCGATATCGGCATGCATTGCGGGAATTTTATGTCCGGCGGGAAAATTGAGATACTGGGGTCTGCTGATGGCTGGCTTGGGCGTGAGATGCAGGGCGGATTGATACGCTGCCACGGGGATGCAGGTGACTATTGTGCAAGCGGCTACCGTGGCGGGCGCAGGGGAATGCGTGGCGGATCTGTTGAAGTGCTCGGCTCTGCCGGAGACTTTGCCTGTGAGCATATTGCAGGTGGTAAGGTGATCATCCATGGGAATACCGGCGATTACCCCTGTGCAGAGATGAAAGGCGGTACAGTCACCATCCTCGGTGACTGCAGCCGTGTCTGTGCGAATATGTCAGATGGAACCTGTTATGTCTATGGCATGGCAGAAGAGATGATACCGACCTTTGAAAACCATGGAACATGTACCCATGAGGGACTGCTCTTCCATCATTTCAGAGGAGATGTGGCAAACCGGGGGAACGGCAGTCTCTACTGTGTCCGCTACACCTACCTGAAGTGA
- a CDS encoding DUF1922 domain-containing protein, whose product MYLVIRCPGCRSFTYMDHLQRWKLCPVCGEIISSQQAPVYIEVKQYSEADQIVAQLEEFLRKTKRTDLTDEEIARLRATYARWVQAHVPQ is encoded by the coding sequence ATGTACCTCGTTATCCGGTGTCCCGGGTGCCGATCCTTTACCTATATGGATCATCTGCAACGCTGGAAACTCTGCCCTGTCTGTGGCGAGATCATCAGCTCGCAACAGGCACCGGTCTATATCGAAGTGAAACAGTACTCAGAAGCAGACCAGATCGTTGCACAGCTGGAAGAATTTCTGAGAAAAACCAAACGCACTGATCTCACTGACGAGGAAATTGCTCGTCTCCGTGCCACCTATGCACGATGGGTGCAGGCCCATGTGCCGCAGTAA
- a CDS encoding coenzyme F420-0:L-glutamate ligase, which produces MSIEVIGVEGLPIIQPGDDLVRLITDHATFQDGDILCLASSVYSKATGNIRHLSSITPTPEAERISGLTHEDPRFIQAVLDASQEIIIDAPFILSQLESGHIGVRAGADQSNVEDGIVILLPQDPMAAAGSLRAALVAHTGFDIRVILTDTCGRAFRRGQTGHAIGWSGMPAIRDFRGDHDLFGHELLITEEAVIDEIAGFANLVMGESNRGVPAVIFRNVETWSGHDMLYFNDDEDIIRNALRRFHGKNASSLFYVGV; this is translated from the coding sequence ATGTCAATTGAAGTTATCGGGGTGGAAGGCCTCCCCATCATCCAGCCGGGCGACGATCTGGTGCGCCTCATCACTGACCATGCCACCTTTCAGGATGGCGATATCCTCTGCCTCGCAAGCTCGGTCTATTCCAAGGCAACAGGCAATATCAGGCATCTCTCCTCAATAACACCCACGCCTGAAGCAGAACGGATCAGCGGACTGACGCATGAGGACCCCCGGTTTATCCAGGCTGTGCTGGATGCTTCACAAGAGATCATCATTGATGCACCCTTTATCCTGTCGCAACTTGAATCCGGACATATCGGGGTACGTGCAGGAGCCGACCAGAGTAATGTCGAGGATGGAATCGTCATTCTTCTTCCACAGGATCCAATGGCTGCTGCAGGTTCTCTCCGTGCCGCGCTTGTTGCCCATACTGGTTTTGATATCCGCGTGATCCTGACTGACACCTGCGGCAGGGCATTTCGGAGAGGCCAGACCGGCCATGCGATCGGGTGGAGCGGGATGCCTGCAATCCGGGACTTCCGTGGTGATCACGATCTCTTCGGCCACGAGCTCCTGATCACCGAGGAGGCTGTGATCGACGAGATTGCGGGCTTTGCCAACCTTGTTATGGGTGAGAGCAACAGAGGAGTTCCTGCGGTTATCTTTCGGAATGTCGAGACGTGGTCCGGGCATGATATGCTGTACTTCAATGATGATGAGGATATTATCAGAAATGCCCTGCGGAGATTCCACGGAAAAAACGCCTCCTCGCTATTTTATGTGGGTGTTTGA
- a CDS encoding CBS domain-containing protein produces MLVRDYMMKNVVTADTPANRDEILKILKRTGISGVPVMKEGKLIGIITRKDLLRKPDESQIALLMTHDPVTISPDATLREAAEVIIEHNVRRLPVLDGENLVGLISVADLVGAVAQLKIKDEIKDKYVSRTFALWNETPLTIVGRIMEIAHVDAIAILDTENRLDGIITERDLIRCSCIEDDVEVSDFSNGTDDDEWTWESIRDMHMISYGISRIQLPQKPVKLAMVKKVLAVPTNAGVSECALKMKRGRVDQLPIINGDKRLVSMLYDRELIKALIDYNPQ; encoded by the coding sequence ATGCTTGTCCGTGACTATATGATGAAAAATGTAGTCACTGCTGACACTCCGGCAAACAGGGATGAGATCCTGAAGATCCTGAAGCGAACCGGAATCAGTGGTGTACCGGTGATGAAGGAAGGAAAACTCATCGGTATTATCACAAGAAAAGACCTCCTGAGAAAACCTGATGAGTCACAGATCGCACTTCTGATGACACATGATCCGGTAACCATCTCTCCTGATGCAACACTCCGTGAAGCAGCAGAAGTAATTATCGAGCATAATGTCAGGCGGCTGCCTGTTCTTGACGGCGAAAACCTCGTCGGCCTGATCAGTGTCGCTGATCTTGTGGGCGCAGTTGCCCAGCTGAAGATTAAGGACGAGATAAAGGATAAATATGTCTCCAGGACATTTGCGCTCTGGAATGAGACTCCTCTGACAATTGTTGGGCGCATTATGGAGATCGCCCACGTAGATGCCATTGCAATCCTGGATACGGAGAACCGGCTTGATGGCATTATCACAGAGCGCGACCTTATCCGGTGCTCATGTATCGAGGATGATGTCGAGGTCTCTGACTTTTCCAATGGAACCGATGATGATGAGTGGACATGGGAGAGTATCCGGGATATGCATATGATATCATATGGCATTTCTCGTATCCAGCTCCCTCAAAAGCCGGTCAAACTTGCCATGGTGAAGAAGGTGCTCGCTGTCCCGACAAATGCAGGTGTCAGCGAATGTGCACTGAAGATGAAACGTGGCCGGGTTGACCAGCTGCCTATTATAAACGGTGATAAACGGCTTGTCTCAATGCTCTATGATCGTGAACTTATCAAGGCGCTCATCGACTATAATCCACAATAA
- a CDS encoding NADH-quinone oxidoreductase subunit B family protein: MSVLQRLKNLVRSKSIHVTYMNVGSCNGCDIEILASLSPRYDIEQYGIYVHNNPREADILLITGAFSPQWEDKIRHVWEKIPEPKAAIAIGNCPISGCVFNRPGTLVDPPVAKHIPVAAEIPGCPPRPTEIVSTILSLAPQIFKDYEEKRR, from the coding sequence ATGAGTGTCCTCCAGAGGCTGAAGAATCTGGTCAGGTCAAAATCGATCCATGTCACCTACATGAATGTCGGATCCTGCAATGGCTGTGATATTGAGATCCTCGCCTCTCTCTCTCCCCGCTATGATATTGAGCAGTACGGAATATATGTTCATAACAATCCCCGTGAAGCAGATATTCTCCTGATAACCGGTGCATTCAGCCCGCAGTGGGAGGATAAGATCAGGCATGTCTGGGAGAAGATCCCCGAGCCCAAGGCCGCCATTGCCATTGGGAACTGCCCGATCTCCGGATGTGTCTTTAACAGGCCGGGAACGCTTGTGGATCCCCCTGTTGCAAAACATATACCAGTTGCTGCTGAGATCCCGGGGTGCCCGCCGCGTCCCACCGAGATCGTCAGCACCATTCTCTCGCTTGCACCGCAGATCTTTAAAGATTATGAGGAGAAGAGACGATGA
- a CDS encoding nickel-dependent hydrogenase large subunit produces MKKTVDISLPVGPVHPVFKEPCRIKCETRGEYVLSAEVELGYVKKGIERIMRGRPWQEVMFLAERVCGICTVIHNFVFIEAVEAISDITPPERAAYLRVIVNELDRIQSHLLANFSYCYTIEHETLAMYLLNLRETVMDQLELITGARVTCAYMIPGGVRNDLTPEAGKSLKEALDHIESEMTRFVNIFETGPMIALRSKEVGILTREAAAESNAVGPTARASGIDVDQRSFHPTYQALGFAPVVRSEGDNYARIMVRFEEVHQSIGLIRKALSIMKEGPVRGGGTIQAGSIQHRGEAPRGELLYDIETDEYGRILEIAIQTPSMPNIQVCAHAMLKDALSAADITSIFISSDPCIACTER; encoded by the coding sequence ATGAAAAAGACCGTTGACATATCACTTCCAGTCGGGCCGGTTCACCCGGTCTTCAAAGAGCCCTGCAGGATCAAGTGTGAGACACGGGGTGAGTATGTCCTGAGTGCCGAGGTGGAGCTTGGGTATGTAAAGAAAGGGATCGAGCGGATCATGAGAGGGAGACCCTGGCAGGAGGTAATGTTTCTCGCTGAACGGGTCTGCGGAATCTGCACGGTCATCCATAACTTCGTCTTCATCGAGGCTGTCGAGGCCATCAGCGATATTACACCACCAGAGCGGGCTGCATACCTCAGGGTGATCGTGAACGAACTTGACAGGATACAGAGCCATCTGCTGGCAAACTTTTCATATTGCTATACCATCGAGCATGAGACACTGGCAATGTACCTGCTGAACCTGCGAGAGACGGTGATGGATCAGCTCGAACTGATCACCGGTGCCCGGGTCACCTGCGCCTATATGATCCCAGGCGGGGTCAGAAACGATCTCACCCCTGAAGCAGGCAAATCCCTGAAAGAAGCGCTCGATCATATTGAATCTGAAATGACGCGTTTTGTGAATATTTTTGAGACAGGGCCCATGATTGCGCTTCGTTCAAAAGAGGTGGGTATCCTGACCAGGGAAGCTGCAGCCGAATCAAATGCGGTCGGCCCAACAGCCCGGGCAAGCGGGATCGACGTTGATCAGCGATCGTTTCATCCTACCTACCAGGCGCTTGGTTTTGCTCCTGTTGTCCGTTCTGAAGGTGACAACTATGCACGGATCATGGTCAGGTTCGAGGAGGTGCACCAGAGCATCGGCCTGATCAGGAAAGCTCTTTCGATAATGAAAGAGGGGCCGGTCCGGGGCGGAGGCACCATACAGGCAGGCTCAATCCAGCACCGGGGCGAGGCTCCACGAGGCGAACTCCTCTATGACATCGAGACCGACGAATACGGGAGGATTCTCGAGATCGCGATCCAGACGCCGTCGATGCCAAATATCCAGGTATGTGCCCATGCGATGCTGAAAGATGCTCTCTCTGCTGCGGATATCACATCAATATTCATCAGCTCAGACCCCTGCATCGCCTGTACTGAGAGGTAA
- a CDS encoding 4Fe-4S binding protein: MITEKECTNCLACMMICPAPEAIVVVRREGIWQPEIKKGHCIRCGLCVEACPEDVLASGRVLEYKRAEELTLEGTYHISIDQVLCVGCGNCAVACPVNREIDPELRSSGTSRSDEVIMRVHTGQNKLFCEEKCTGCKTCEEYCPNAAIRVARVVSLHQGERR, encoded by the coding sequence GTGATAACGGAGAAAGAGTGCACCAACTGCCTTGCCTGCATGATGATCTGCCCTGCCCCGGAAGCCATAGTTGTCGTCAGGCGGGAAGGCATCTGGCAGCCGGAGATCAAAAAAGGCCACTGTATCAGGTGCGGGCTCTGTGTGGAGGCTTGCCCTGAGGATGTTCTTGCAAGCGGACGGGTGCTTGAGTACAAGAGAGCAGAGGAGCTGACACTGGAAGGAACCTATCATATCTCTATTGACCAGGTGCTCTGCGTTGGATGCGGGAACTGTGCAGTAGCCTGTCCGGTGAACCGTGAGATCGATCCCGAACTCCGATCAAGTGGAACATCACGATCTGATGAGGTCATCATGAGGGTGCATACCGGCCAGAACAAGCTGTTTTGCGAAGAGAAGTGTACTGGTTGCAAGACCTGCGAGGAGTACTGTCCGAATGCCGCAATCCGGGTGGCACGTGTCGTCTCTCTACACCAGGGGGAGAGAAGATGA
- a CDS encoding amidohydrolase family protein — MSQETSVVGIGFLGEELEPSPVAIWVKDGIICSIEEQDKVPDQWILPGFFNAHTHIGDTVAMDTPVTGDLAAIVAPPDGIKHQILRRTSHDSLVSAMRATIGVMEECGTAGFADFREGGRTGVDALQEAAAGSSCRPLIFGRDGGELHADGFGISSVRDVADLERQVAEVRKTGGLVAIHAGERDADDIEGALAYDPDLLIHCTHAGKRDLRYCADADIPICVCPRSNWILGVSRSHEEPPVEEMVALGCRVFLGTDNAMFVQPDPWREMSFLRTMTDLPARTILRMAIAGSGLTKTPYWIEEGRKATFMRIDASRTNLKYTQDAAQTLVSRVGCNQVNGILF, encoded by the coding sequence ATGAGCCAGGAGACCAGTGTTGTCGGGATTGGTTTTCTCGGAGAGGAGCTTGAACCTTCTCCCGTAGCAATATGGGTAAAAGATGGAATAATCTGCTCTATTGAAGAGCAGGATAAGGTACCGGATCAATGGATACTGCCCGGATTTTTCAATGCGCACACCCATATCGGTGATACCGTCGCAATGGATACCCCTGTAACCGGAGATCTGGCTGCAATTGTTGCCCCACCAGATGGGATTAAACACCAGATACTTCGGAGAACCAGCCATGACAGCCTGGTTTCAGCGATGCGGGCAACAATCGGGGTTATGGAGGAGTGCGGAACCGCCGGGTTTGCCGACTTCCGCGAAGGGGGCAGGACGGGTGTTGATGCGCTTCAGGAAGCTGCAGCAGGATCATCCTGCCGTCCCCTGATCTTTGGACGGGACGGGGGAGAACTGCATGCCGACGGGTTTGGGATCAGCAGTGTTCGGGATGTTGCTGATCTCGAGAGACAGGTGGCGGAGGTGCGAAAAACTGGCGGCCTCGTTGCCATCCATGCCGGCGAGCGGGATGCTGATGATATTGAAGGGGCGCTCGCCTATGATCCGGATCTGCTCATCCACTGCACCCATGCAGGAAAACGGGATCTCCGGTATTGTGCTGATGCGGATATTCCTATCTGTGTCTGCCCGCGATCGAACTGGATTTTGGGAGTAAGCCGTTCGCATGAAGAACCGCCGGTTGAGGAGATGGTTGCCCTTGGATGCAGGGTTTTCCTTGGAACAGACAACGCAATGTTTGTCCAGCCGGATCCCTGGCGCGAGATGTCATTTCTCAGGACAATGACAGATCTTCCCGCGCGCACTATTCTCAGGATGGCAATAGCTGGATCAGGGCTTACAAAAACGCCATACTGGATAGAAGAAGGAAGAAAAGCGACATTTATGAGGATCGATGCTTCCCGCACAAATCTGAAGTATACGCAGGATGCCGCGCAAACCCTGGTGTCGAGGGTGGGATGTAACCAGGTTAATGGGATTCTTTTTTAA
- a CDS encoding preprotein translocase subunit Sec61beta — protein sequence MAKKKGGRMISSAGLVTYYDSEDRRQVTIDKTTVMAVTVGIAVFIFVLNLLY from the coding sequence ATGGCAAAGAAGAAAGGTGGAAGAATGATATCCTCTGCTGGCCTTGTCACCTACTATGACAGCGAGGACAGGCGCCAGGTAACAATTGATAAGACAACGGTCATGGCAGTCACAGTCGGGATTGCAGTCTTTATATTCGTCCTGAATCTCCTCTACTGA
- a CDS encoding formylmethanofuran dehydrogenase subunit A, whose translation MAEMLLKNAYVIDPISGINGEVMDIAISGTKIVEEASRDAEVIDCRGMLTLPGGIDSHTHTSGTKVNFGRYMSPEDMRAGRTQRKGPMHVTSGYSVPTTYGNSYRYSALGYTSLVEGAMAPLEARHTHEEFKFTPLQDSFANVLFDGNWGMLKAFEDGDLKRAAAIIAWFLIAVKGFAIKLTNPGGTEAWGFGKNVSCINETMPTFDLTPHEIITGAIQANEFLNLPHSVHLHCNNLGTPGNFTCTLGTFRNVPNLNEKRQTLYATHVQFHSYGGSGWGDFCSKSEPIANMVNLRPQIVIDMGQVMFGRTTTMTADGPMEFNLYRLHHDKWSNHDVELETGSGIIPVNYRKKNLVNSIMWAVGLELALLVKSPWQCLLTTDNPNGAPFVKYPEIIALLMSKRYRDAEFATVHPDTGSRVPLPAIERELDWHEIAVMTRAGQARALGITDLGKGHMSIGAEADIAIYPLDVDSVDPAAEYETVINGFSQTEYTIKRGRVVSRRGDALVHGENTTFWVKPKVPPAYDLNQDEEFRSLFSKYYSVRMSNYPVQEEYLHRNHCIETETDL comes from the coding sequence ATGGCTGAGATGCTGCTGAAGAACGCATATGTGATCGATCCGATATCCGGGATCAACGGCGAGGTGATGGATATTGCAATATCGGGGACAAAGATCGTCGAAGAGGCATCCCGGGATGCAGAGGTGATAGACTGCAGGGGTATGCTCACACTCCCAGGCGGCATCGATTCCCATACCCACACCTCGGGTACAAAGGTAAACTTCGGCCGGTACATGAGCCCTGAGGATATGCGTGCCGGAAGAACCCAGCGAAAAGGACCGATGCATGTCACCTCCGGGTACAGTGTTCCAACGACATACGGGAACAGCTACCGGTACAGTGCGCTTGGCTACACCTCCCTCGTCGAGGGCGCAATGGCGCCCCTTGAGGCACGGCATACCCACGAGGAGTTCAAATTCACCCCGCTCCAGGACTCCTTTGCGAACGTGCTCTTTGATGGGAACTGGGGGATGCTGAAGGCGTTTGAGGATGGAGATCTGAAGCGGGCTGCTGCAATCATCGCGTGGTTCCTGATCGCTGTCAAGGGGTTTGCTATCAAGCTGACCAATCCAGGCGGGACAGAAGCCTGGGGTTTTGGAAAGAATGTCTCCTGTATCAATGAAACGATGCCGACTTTTGATCTCACGCCACATGAGATCATCACTGGCGCGATCCAGGCAAACGAGTTTTTAAACCTCCCCCATTCTGTCCATCTCCACTGCAATAATCTCGGAACACCAGGCAACTTCACCTGTACGCTTGGGACATTTCGGAATGTTCCCAATCTCAATGAGAAGAGGCAGACACTCTATGCAACGCATGTCCAGTTCCACTCCTATGGTGGATCCGGCTGGGGGGATTTCTGTTCCAAAAGTGAGCCCATTGCCAATATGGTTAATCTACGCCCCCAGATCGTCATTGATATGGGCCAGGTGATGTTTGGTCGGACCACAACCATGACGGCAGACGGTCCAATGGAGTTCAATCTCTACCGGCTCCATCATGACAAGTGGAGCAACCATGATGTCGAGCTTGAGACGGGATCAGGCATCATTCCTGTGAATTACCGGAAGAAGAACCTGGTGAACAGCATCATGTGGGCTGTCGGGCTTGAACTGGCACTGCTCGTAAAGAGCCCCTGGCAGTGCCTGCTCACCACAGACAATCCAAATGGAGCTCCGTTTGTAAAATATCCTGAGATAATTGCACTTCTGATGAGCAAGCGGTATCGTGATGCAGAGTTTGCCACCGTCCACCCGGATACCGGCAGCCGTGTGCCTCTGCCTGCGATTGAACGCGAACTTGACTGGCATGAGATCGCGGTGATGACCCGTGCAGGGCAGGCACGGGCACTTGGAATCACTGATCTTGGGAAAGGGCATATGAGTATTGGTGCTGAAGCCGATATTGCCATCTATCCTTTGGATGTTGATTCTGTGGATCCGGCAGCCGAGTATGAGACGGTGATCAATGGCTTCTCACAGACTGAATATACCATAAAACGCGGCAGGGTAGTCTCACGGCGGGGAGATGCACTGGTTCATGGTGAGAACACCACCTTCTGGGTGAAGCCGAAGGTGCCGCCTGCATATGATCTGAACCAGGATGAGGAGTTCCGCTCTCTCTTCTCGAAATACTATAGCGTCAGGATGAGCAACTATCCTGTCCAGGAAGAGTACCTCCACCGGAACCACTGTATTGAGACGGAGACGGACCTATGA
- the psmB gene encoding archaeal proteasome endopeptidase complex subunit beta: MVHQSQEIMKGTTTIGIVFSDGIVLATEKRATMGYMIASKNAKKIYQITDTIGMTTAGGVGDAQQLARLMSVETNLYQIRRRSSISVGAAATLLSNYLNMNRYFPYYVQLLVGGVDETGPSVYSVDAMGGATREADFVATGSGSPMAFGVLEDRFKPDFSEKEAVELAVRSIQSAMRRDAGSGEGFQLAVITKEKFQVLDDSEVESIAQSLRT, translated from the coding sequence ATGGTACATCAGTCACAGGAGATTATGAAGGGAACAACAACCATCGGAATCGTATTTTCAGACGGTATCGTACTTGCAACTGAGAAGCGTGCAACGATGGGCTACATGATAGCAAGCAAAAATGCAAAGAAGATCTACCAGATAACCGATACAATCGGAATGACAACCGCAGGCGGCGTTGGAGATGCCCAGCAGCTTGCCCGCCTGATGAGTGTCGAGACAAACCTCTACCAGATCCGGAGGAGGAGCAGCATCTCGGTTGGAGCCGCGGCAACACTCCTCTCAAATTACCTGAATATGAACCGCTACTTCCCCTACTATGTGCAGCTTCTGGTCGGCGGTGTGGATGAAACAGGACCATCAGTCTACTCGGTTGATGCCATGGGCGGTGCAACACGCGAGGCAGATTTTGTCGCAACGGGTTCAGGCTCTCCGATGGCATTTGGTGTGCTTGAAGACCGGTTCAAACCCGACTTTTCTGAAAAAGAAGCTGTTGAACTGGCTGTCCGCTCGATACAATCTGCAATGCGAAGGGATGCAGGATCGGGCGAAGGATTCCAGCTGGCCGTCATCACGAAGGAGAAATTCCAGGTGCTTGATGACAGTGAGGTTGAATCAATTGCACAATCCCTCCGCACCTGA
- a CDS encoding formylmethanofuran dehydrogenase subunit B yields MIIHDVPCPFCGCLCDDVSLVVEKNRIVGVENCCAIGNAKFLSKTRLKHPIIRRDGGWVEVSYEEAIDETAKILAESIRPLLYGWSGTYGEAQVVGVHLAEELGALIDSTTSVCHNPSILAIQEVGHPGTTLGQVKNRADLVIYWGCNPIEAHPRHLSRYTTYADGYFFENTVSDRKVVVVDIRRSEAAKIADEFIQVTPGGDYHVLSALRAMVRGRGDVVPGSVAGVKKEQLERLVALCMEAKYIGVFFGLGVSMTRGKYKNVRNAIELVSEISRKTKCTISAMRGHYNVYGFNEVLTWMAGYPFAVDFSRGIAFYNPGETTVIDLLERKEPDASLIIASDPGAHFPYSCNEHIASIPSIQIDPCVNATTALCRVQIPVAITGIEVAGTAYRMDGVPIRMKKVLETEYPTDQEILERIYAKVRELNGNG; encoded by the coding sequence ATGATCATACATGATGTCCCCTGTCCGTTCTGCGGCTGTCTCTGCGATGATGTCAGCCTTGTGGTTGAAAAGAACAGAATTGTTGGTGTTGAGAACTGCTGTGCAATCGGCAATGCAAAGTTTCTCTCAAAAACCCGGCTGAAACACCCGATTATCAGGCGGGATGGCGGCTGGGTCGAGGTGAGCTATGAGGAGGCGATTGATGAGACAGCCAAAATCCTGGCCGAATCCATCCGCCCTCTCCTCTATGGGTGGAGCGGAACCTATGGAGAAGCCCAGGTTGTTGGTGTTCATCTCGCAGAGGAGCTTGGAGCGCTCATCGACAGCACCACCTCGGTCTGTCACAACCCCTCAATCCTGGCAATTCAGGAGGTTGGCCATCCGGGTACAACGCTTGGCCAGGTGAAAAACAGGGCAGATCTCGTCATCTACTGGGGGTGCAACCCGATTGAAGCGCATCCAAGGCACCTGAGCCGCTATACCACCTATGCTGACGGGTATTTCTTCGAAAATACCGTCAGTGACCGGAAGGTGGTGGTCGTCGATATCAGGAGGTCTGAAGCTGCAAAAATTGCTGATGAATTTATCCAGGTAACACCCGGTGGTGACTACCATGTACTCTCAGCACTCCGTGCAATGGTGAGAGGCCGTGGTGATGTGGTGCCCGGGAGTGTGGCTGGCGTCAAAAAAGAGCAGCTCGAGCGGCTTGTCGCTCTCTGCATGGAGGCAAAGTACATCGGGGTCTTCTTTGGCCTTGGCGTCTCGATGACACGCGGAAAGTACAAGAATGTCAGAAATGCAATCGAACTCGTCTCAGAAATTTCGAGGAAGACGAAATGTACAATCAGCGCGATGCGTGGGCATTACAATGTCTATGGTTTCAACGAGGTGCTCACCTGGATGGCCGGATACCCGTTTGCCGTTGATTTTTCACGGGGGATCGCCTTCTATAATCCTGGTGAGACGACCGTCATCGACCTCCTTGAACGGAAAGAACCCGATGCCAGCCTGATCATCGCAAGCGATCCTGGCGCCCATTTCCCCTACTCATGTAATGAACATATCGCATCAATTCCATCAATCCAGATTGACCCCTGTGTCAATGCAACAACTGCCCTCTGCAGGGTGCAGATCCCGGTTGCCATCACCGGTATTGAGGTTGCAGGAACTGCATACCGGATGGATGGCGTCCCGATACGGATGAAGAAGGTGCTCGAGACGGAATACCCAACAGATCAGGAGATCCTTGAGCGGATCTATGCAAAAGTCAGGGAGTTGAATGGCAATGGCTGA